Proteins from a genomic interval of Dama dama isolate Ldn47 chromosome 1, ASM3311817v1, whole genome shotgun sequence:
- the LOC133040080 gene encoding olfactory receptor 5B2-like yields the protein MAQMQNRTEVTRFILLGLSSAPELQSLLCIMFTVIYLVTLVGNLGMITLILLDSRLHTPMYFFLSNLSLVDFGYSSAVTPKAMAGLLIGDKFISYNACAAQMFFFVAFATVENYLLASMAYDRYAAVCRPLHYTTTMTTSVCAHLAIGSYICGFLNACFHVGDIFSLTFCKSNMVHHFFCDVPAVLALSCSEKHISEVVLVFLSSFNVSFALLVILISYLFIFVNILKMHSAQGHQKALSTCASHFTTVSIFYGTVIFMYVQPSSSHSMDTDKVASVFYAVVIPMLNPVVYSLRNKEVKSAFKKFVFKVCESVFCREPPGRAQASCLLVVQPCRSGYLITYTARTFTYFSETSNTELRPMKAKSNQEGRLYFTCVVLAVLGLRRGRGFALAVESRAYPLAGVRELLAVVAGLVSTGHRVLRLQSGRRAPWSGSWAAGRSLSGCGAWAQLPASCGIRLHQG from the exons ATGGCACAAATGCAGAACAGGACAGAAGTGACTAGGTTCATCCTCCTCGGACTATCCAGTGCCCCCGAACTGCAGAGCCTCCTCTGTATCATGTTCACTGTCATTTACCTCGTCACTCTGGTCGGAAACCTGGGAATGATCACACTGATTCTCCTGGACTCTCGTCTGCACACTCctatgtactttttcctcagtAACCTGTCTCTGGTGGACTTTGGCTACTCCTCGGCAGTCACTCCGAAAGCCATGGCTGGGTTACTTATAGGAGACAAGTTCATCTCCTACAATGCATGTGCTGCTCAGATGTTCTTCTTTGTCGCCTTtgccactgtggaaaattatcTTTTGGCCTCAATGGCCTATGATCGCTATGCAGCCGTGTGCAGACCTCTGCATTATACCACAACTATGACGACAAGTGTGTGTGCACATCTGGCCATAGGGTCCTACATCTGTGGATTTCTAAATGCCTGCTTCCATGTTGGAGACATATTCAGTCTTACTTTCTGTAAGTCCAACATGGTCCATCATTTCTTCTGTGATGTTCCAGCTGTCCTGGCTCTCTCTTGCTCTGAAAAACACATCAGTGAGGTGGTTCTTGTTTTTCTGTCGAGCTTTAATGTCTCTTTTGCTCTTCTGGTTATACTGATTTCCTATctgttcatatttgtgaacaTCTTGAAGATGCACTCAGCTCAGGGTCACCAAAAGGCTTTGTCCACCTGCGCTTCCCACTTCACCACTGTCTCCATCTTCTATGGGACCGTCATCTTCATGTACGTACAGCCCAGCTCCAGCCACTCCATGGACACAGACAAAGTGGCCTCTGTGTTCTATGCTGTGGTCATCCCCATGCTGAATCCTGTGgtctacagcctgaggaacaagGAGGTCAAGAGTGCCTTCAAGAAG tttgttttcaaagtttgtgagtctgttttctgTCGGGAGCCACCGGGACGTGCCCAGGCC AGCTGCCTGCTGGTGGTACAGCCCTGCCGCTCCGGTTATCTCATCACATACACTGCCCGTACTTTCACTTACTTCTCTGAAACATCCAACACTGAGCTCAGACCGATGAAGGCAAAGAGTAATCAGGAAGGGAG GCTTTATTTTACATGtgtagttttggctgtgctgggtcttcgtcgcgGCAGGGGCTTTGCTCTGGCTGTGGAGAGCAGGGCTTACCCTCTAGCTGGGGTCCGCGAGCTTCTTGCTGTGGTGGCAGGGCTTGTGAGCACAGGCCACAGGGTGCTCAGGCTGCAGAGCGGCCGCCGGGCCCCGTGGTCAGGCTCCTGGGCCGCAGGGCGCAGCCTCAGcggttgtggtgcgtgggctcagcTGCCTGCCTCGTGTGGGATCCGCCTgcatcagggatag
- the LOC133056670 gene encoding olfactory receptor 5B3-like, which produces MENNTEGADLILLGLTDDPQLQVPLFVIFTFIYLLTLIGNLGMTTLILLDSRLHIPMYFFLRNLSLVDFCYSSTITPKVMAGLLIGDKIISYHACAAQMFFFVAFATVESYLLASMAYDCYAAVCKPLHYTTSMTTSVCARLAIGSYIFGILTAAIDVGDTFCLSFCMSNIIHHFFCDIPAVVSLTCSDKDINELILFLISSFNIFSALLVILISYLLIFTTILKMQSGEGYQKALSTCASHLTAVSIFYGTVIFMYLQPSSSHSMDTDKIASVFYTMLIPMLNPMVYSLRNREVKSAFKKVVEKAKYSLGLIF; this is translated from the coding sequence ATGGAAAATAATACGGAGGGAGCTGATCTCATCCTGCTGGGACTCACAGATGACCCGCAGCTGCAGGTTCCTCTCTTCGTAATCTTCACCTTCATTTACCTCCTCACTCTGATTGGGAACCTGGGGATGACCACGTTGATCCTGCTGGACTCTCGTCTCCACATCCCTATGTACTTTTTCCTCCGTAACCTCTCTCTGGTGGACTTTTGTTACTCCTCCACCATCACTCCAAAGGTGATGGCTGGGCTCCTTATAGGAGATAAGATCATCTCCTACCATGCATGTGCGGCTCAGATGTTCTTTTTTGTAGCCTTTGCCACTGTGGAAAGTTACCTGTTGGCCTCCATGGCTTATGACTGCTACGCAGCAGTGTGCAAGCCCCTGCATTACACCACCTCCATGACCACAAGTGTGTGTGCACGTCTGGCCATAGGCTCTTATATCTTTGGTATTCTGACTGCTGCTATCGATGTTGGGGACacattctgtctctctttttgtatGTCCAATATCATCCATCACTTTTTCTGTGATATTCCAGCAGTCGTGTCTCTGACTTGTTCAGATAAAGACATTAATGAGctgattctttttcttatttcgaGCTTTAATATCTTTTCCGCACTTCTTGTTATTTTGATTTCCTACTTGCTCATATTTACCACTATTTTGAAGATGCAATCAGGTGAAGGCTACCAGAAGGCTTTGTCTACCTGCGCTTCCCACCTCACTGCTGTCTCCATCTTCTATGGGACCGTCATCTTCATGTACTTACAGCCCAGCTCCAGCCACTCCATGGACACAGACAAAATCGCATCTGTGTTCTATACGATGCTCATCCCCATGCTGAACCCTATGGTCTACAGCCTACGGAACAGGGAAGTCAAGAGTGCATTCAAGAAGGTTGTTGAGAAGGCAAAGTACTCTCTAGGTTTAATCTTTTAA
- the LOC133056677 gene encoding olfactory receptor 5B3-like, with product MKNATGVTQFFLLGLTSDPELQVPLFIMFTLIYLATLIGNLGIITLILLDSHLHTPMYFFLSNLSLVDVCYSSAVTPTVLAGFIPGDKVISYDACAAQMFFFAAFATVENYLLASMAYDRYAAVCKPLYYTTTMTRSVCAGLATGSYVCGFLNASIHSGDTFSLSFCMFNAVHHFFCDVPAIMILSCSDRHVSELVLVYVVGFNVFFALLVILISYIFIFITILKMPSSTGYQKALSTCASHFTAVSIFHGTTIFMYLQPSSSHSMDVDKTASVFYAVIIPLLNPLVYSLRNKEVKSAFMKVLVEAKLSLGF from the coding sequence ATGAAGAACGCGACAGGAGTGACACAGTTCTTTCTCCTAGGACTAACCAGTGACCCAGAACTACAAGTTCCCCTCTTTATAATGTTCACCCTCATCTACCTCGCCACTCTGATTGGGAACTTGGGGATCATTACGTTGATTCTGCTGGACTCGCATCTCCACAcgcccatgtactttttcctcagtAACCTGTCTCTGGTGGATGTTTGTTACTCTTCGGCTGTCACTCCCACAGTCCTGGCTGGATTCATTCCAGGAGACAAGGTCATCTCCTACGATGCGTGTGCGGCTCAGATGTTCTTTTTCGCAGCCTTTGCCACTGTGGAAAATTACCTGTTGGCCTCAATGGCTTATGACCGCTATGCAGCTGTGTGCAAACCCCTATATTACACCACCACCATGACAAGAAGTGTGTGCGCTGGTCTGGCGACAGGCTCCTATGTCTGTGGATTCCTGAATGCCTCCATCCACAGTGGAGACACATTCAGTCTCTCTTTCTGTATGTTCAATGCGGTCCATCACTTTTTCTGTGATGTTCCAGCCATCATGATTCTCTCTTGTTCTGACAGACATGTTAGTGAACTGGTTCTAGTTTATGTAGTGGGCTTCAATGTCTTTTTTGCTCTCCTGGTTATCTTGATATcctatatattcatatttatcaccATCCTAAAGATGCCCTCATCCACAGGGTACCAGAAGGCCTTGTCCACCTGTGCCTCCCACTTCACTGCTGTATCCATCTTCCATGGAACGACTATCTTCATGTACTTACAGCCCAGCTCCAGTCATTCCATGGACGTGGACAAAACGGCCTCTGTGTTCTATGCTGTGATCATTCCATTGCTGAACCCTCTGgtctacagcctgaggaacaagGAGGTAAAGAGTGCATTTATGAAGGTGCTTGTAGAGGCAAAATTGTCTCTAGGATTCTGA